One window of the Triticum dicoccoides isolate Atlit2015 ecotype Zavitan chromosome 3B, WEW_v2.0, whole genome shotgun sequence genome contains the following:
- the LOC119277608 gene encoding phosphatidylinositol:ceramide inositolphosphotransferase-like: MAIYIAREATKLWRKVCAETSVELQLLFEKWHLLLAGIVFQYIHGLAARGVHYLHRPGPILQDMGFMALPELGQDKGYLSETVFTSIFLSFLLWSFHPFVYHSKRFYTVLLWRRVLAFLVASQFLRIITFYSTQLPGPNYHCREGSKLATLPPPKNVLEVLLINFPRGVLFGCGDLIFSSHMIFTLVFVRTYHKYGSKRLIKLFAWLMAIIQSLLIIASRKHYTVDVVVAWYTVNLVVFFVDKNLPEMPDRTSGLSLLPVSTKDKSDRMKEELHKPEKDNKMKDEHHKLLNGNNVDSTDRRQWMPMNGKHGEDMNHTLSDAAPNGT; encoded by the exons ATGGCGATTTACATCGCGCGGGAGGCAACCAAG TTATGGAGGAAGGTGTGCGCCGAGACGTCGGTGGAGCTGCAGCTTCTGTTCGAGAAGTGGCACCTGCTACTTGCCGGAATTGTGTTTCAG TATATTCATGGATTGGCTGCTCGAGGAGTACATTACTTGCATCGGCCCGGTCCAATACTCCAGGACATGGGATTTATGGCCCTTCCG GAGCTCGGGCAAGACAAAGGTTATCTTAGTGAGACTGTATTCACTTCCATCTTCCTTTCATTTCTGTTG TGGAGTTTTCACCCTTTTGTTTATCATAGCAAACGTTTCTACACTGTTCTACTCTGGCGCAGGGTGCTTGCATTTTTAGTT GCTTCACAGTTTTTGCGAATTATTACATTCTATTCCACTCAGCTTCCTGGCCCAAATTATCACTGTCGTGAG gGCTCAAAATTGGCCACTCTTCCACCACCCAAAAATGTTCTTGAAGTGCTCCTAATCAACT TTCCTCGTGGAGTGCTTTTTGGCTGTGGTGATCTGATATTTTCATCACACATGATCTTTACTCTTGTGTTCGTGCGTACATACCATAAATATGGATCAAAAAG GTTGATTAAGCTATTTGCTTGGTTGATGGCCATCATCCAAAGTCTTCTTATCATTGCTTCTCGCAAGCACTACACTGTGGACGTTGTTGTTGCTTG GTATACTGTCAATTTGGTTGTATTCTTTGTTGACAAGAACCTCCCAG AAATGCCGGATCGTACAAGTGGGTTATCTTTGCTTCCAGTAAGCACAAAAGATAAAAGTGACAGgatgaaggaagagctccacaagccCGAGAAGGATAACAAAATGAAGGACGAACACCATAAGTTATTGAATGGAAACAACGTTGATTCTACTGATCGG CGACAATGGATGCCGATGAACGGAAAGCATGGGGAAGACATGAACCACACGCTCTCTGATGCCGCACCCAACGGTACATGA
- the LOC119277609 gene encoding uncharacterized protein LOC119277609: MANDGELSAVAAAAAEPDLEQGRVLAAGGGGRRLSGENSGEEEGEGSQRCSDAEDRSWHSRQNSAALEDRASTSASARSGAGAGDGDKEGEAAAGRDRKSCVSECSLDDVDLEAGPAAEITKASPDKDEMNCRICHLGLESAAAESGGGIVLGCSCKDDLSCAHKQCAETWFKIRGNKICEICGSTACNVVGFGDAEFMEQWNESGNSAATQAPANETRRFWQGHRFLNFLLACMVFAFVISWLFHFNVPG, encoded by the exons ATGGCGAACGACGGCGAGCTGTcggcggtcgccgccgccgccgccgagcctgaCTTGGAGCAGGGGCGCGTCCTCGCCGCCGGCGGCGGTGGAAGGCGGCTGAGCGGGGAGAACTccggggaggaggagggggaggggagccagCGCTGCTCGGACGCCGAGGACCGGTCATGGCACTCGCGCCAGAACTCCGCCGCCCTCGAGGACCGCGCCTCGACGTCCGCGTCCGCCCGCTCCGGCGCCGGCGCAGGGGACGGGGACAAGGAAGGCGAGGCCGCGGCCGGGCGCGACAGGAAGTCGTGCGTGTCGGAGTGCTCGCTGGACGACGTCGACCTGGAGGCCGGGCCGGCGGCCGAGATCACCAAGGCCAGCCCCGACAAGGACGAGATGAACTGCCGCATCTGCCACCTCGGCCTCGAGAGcgccgccgccgagtccggcgGCGGCATCGTGCTCGGCTGCTCCTGCAAGGACGACCTCTCCTGCGCCCACAAGCAGTGCGCCGAGACCTGGTTCAAGATCAGGGGCAACAA GATCTGCGAAATCTGCGGCTCGACAGCGTGCAACGTGGTTGGTTTCGGTGACGCGGAGTTCATGGAGCAGTGGAACGAGTCAGGCAACTCCGCAGCTACCCAAGCACCGGCGAACGAGACGCGGAGGTTCTGGCAAGGCCACCGGTTCCTCAACTTCCTCCTGGCCTGCATGGTGTTTGCCTTCGTCATATCCTGGCTCTTCCACTTCAACGTCCCCGGATGA